In Pangasianodon hypophthalmus isolate fPanHyp1 chromosome 3, fPanHyp1.pri, whole genome shotgun sequence, a single genomic region encodes these proteins:
- the LOC128318019 gene encoding uncharacterized protein LOC128318019: MVESSPVERVLVELSPVERAPVERAPVERVPVERVPVERVPVERAPVERVPVERVPVERAPVERAPVERAPVERAPVERVPVERVPVERAPVERVPVERVPVERAPVERAPVERAPVERVPVERAPVERVPVERAPVERVPVERVPVERAPVERVLVERVPVERAPVEKVVVWSLSDNRM; the protein is encoded by the coding sequence ATGGTGGAGAGCTCTCCGGTGGAGAGGGTGCTGGTGGAGCTTTCCCCAGTAGAGAGGGCGCCGGTGGAGAGGGCGCCGGTGGAGAGGGTGCCGGTGGAGAGGGTGCCGGTAGAGAGGGTGCCGGTGGAGAGGGCGCCGGTGGAGAGGGTGCCGGTAGAGAGGGTGCCGGTGGAGAGGGCGCCGGTGGAGAGGGCGCCGGTGGAGAGGGCGCCGGTGGAGAGGGCGCCGGTGGAGAGGGTGCCGGTGGAGAGGGTGCCGGTGGAGAGGGCGCCGGTGGAGAGGGTGCCGGTGGAGAGGGTGCCGGTGGAGAGGGCGCCGGTAGAGAGGGCGCCGGTGGAGAGGGCGCCGGTGGAGAGGGTGCCGGTGGAGAGGGCGCCGGTGGAGAGGGTGCCGGTAGAGAGGGCGCCGGTGGAGAGGGTGCCGGTGGAGAGGGTGCCGGTGGAGAGGGCGCCGGTGGAGAGGGTGCTGGTGGAGAGGGTGCCGGTAGAGAGGGCGCCGGTGGAGAAAGTAGTGGTCTGGTCACTGAGTGACAATCGAATGTGA